Proteins from a single region of Pseudomonas sp. BSw22131:
- a CDS encoding BLUF domain-containing protein, translating into MPSPELNEENAHSFNCGANRAMPLIQLIYTSCLVSSAPEVIAEIHQTAKLINKSRNITGMLLYANGGILQVLEGDEADVSKTYLSIEADKRHTDIFLLSKNKISARNFAAWDMGFRQLTDTEYGDTLLDADIFKADRNEIENRVKPGAALAMLVLFGHGIEVIN; encoded by the coding sequence ATGCCCAGCCCTGAACTTAATGAAGAAAATGCACACTCTTTTAACTGTGGAGCAAACAGAGCCATGCCACTCATTCAGTTGATTTACACCAGTTGTTTGGTCAGCAGTGCACCAGAAGTGATTGCCGAAATTCATCAAACTGCAAAACTTATCAATAAATCTCGCAACATCACTGGCATGCTTCTGTACGCAAATGGTGGAATATTGCAGGTGCTTGAAGGTGATGAGGCGGACGTCAGCAAGACTTACCTGTCGATCGAAGCGGACAAGCGTCATACAGACATATTTCTGCTTTCAAAAAATAAAATAAGTGCGCGGAATTTTGCAGCTTGGGATATGGGTTTTAGACAATTGACTGACACAGAATACGGCGACACGCTACTTGATGCAGATATTTTCAAAGCAGACCGAAATGAAATCGAAAATCGGGTAAAGCCTGGCGCAGCATTGGCTATGTTGGTGCTGTTTGGGCACGGTATTGAGGTGATTAACTAG
- a CDS encoding Crp/Fnr family transcriptional regulator → MYLNVRPEDNYLLATLPTADFDRVLPNLELVTLEAGQVMAEPGQPISYAYFPTTAIISMIYMMENGDSAEVAVVGRDGVVGISLFLGGGKTSSSTVVQNAGQAYRLSSRNLALEFDRHSAMMRTLLRFTQATVAQMTQIAVCNLHHRLEQQLCRWLLVRVDLVPSELLTITHELIGKMLGVRREGVSIEASKLQAGGLIRYKRGLVQVVDRAGLERLVCECFGAVKDEYARLLPRITNDMHKPKHPSNLNSTTSITTAEINPLNLEQ, encoded by the coding sequence GTGTATTTAAACGTTCGTCCGGAAGATAACTACTTGCTGGCAACTCTGCCAACTGCAGATTTCGATCGCGTGCTGCCAAACCTTGAGCTGGTGACCCTTGAGGCTGGGCAGGTGATGGCGGAGCCCGGACAGCCGATTTCGTACGCGTATTTCCCTACGACGGCAATCATCTCGATGATTTACATGATGGAAAACGGCGACTCTGCAGAGGTTGCAGTCGTGGGGCGTGACGGCGTGGTGGGCATTTCGCTCTTTTTGGGCGGCGGTAAAACTTCCAGTAGCACAGTAGTTCAGAACGCCGGTCAAGCCTATCGTCTGTCATCCCGCAATTTGGCATTGGAGTTTGACCGACACTCGGCAATGATGCGCACCCTCTTGCGCTTCACCCAAGCTACGGTTGCTCAAATGACTCAAATTGCAGTTTGTAATTTGCATCACCGCCTGGAGCAGCAACTTTGCCGCTGGCTCCTCGTGCGAGTCGACCTTGTTCCCTCGGAACTATTGACGATAACGCACGAACTCATAGGGAAAATGCTCGGCGTGCGGCGAGAGGGCGTAAGCATCGAGGCGAGCAAACTACAAGCTGGCGGGTTAATCCGATACAAGCGTGGGCTGGTTCAGGTGGTTGACCGTGCAGGATTGGAGAGGCTGGTTTGTGAGTGTTTTGGGGCGGTGAAGGATGAATATGCAAGGCTGCTACCACGAATTACCAATGACATGCATAAGCCCAAGCATCCAAGCAATTTAAATTCGACTACCTCCATTACTACTGCTGAAATTAATCCGCTTAATTTGGAGCAATGA
- a CDS encoding DUF1652 domain-containing protein, whose translation MMVGPEKMFREEHAMISSLELRHIIESSFLPLKCICTVNGVGTMTIQLINPSTNRVDLTAPGIPIATLVTMRSVSDLVAQVREEYGLVQVAKRDSSSPLNRQG comes from the coding sequence ATGATGGTTGGACCGGAGAAGATGTTTAGGGAGGAACACGCCATGATTTCCAGCCTCGAATTGCGTCATATCATTGAATCAAGCTTCTTGCCCCTGAAGTGTATTTGCACCGTCAACGGTGTCGGCACAATGACAATTCAACTGATAAATCCATCAACGAATCGGGTGGATCTGACTGCGCCAGGTATCCCGATCGCTACCTTGGTCACGATGAGGTCTGTGTCCGATCTTGTCGCTCAAGTAAGGGAGGAGTACGGATTGGTTCAGGTGGCGAAACGGGACTCCAGTTCTCCGCTGAATCGTCAGGGATAG
- a CDS encoding DUF4113 domain-containing protein: protein MGVLDEINGRWGRGTLRSGSVPSNPEWALTVVPTTRITVRSIKY from the coding sequence ATGGGCGTGTTGGACGAAATCAACGGTCGATGGGGGCGAGGCACTCTGCGCTCTGGCAGCGTTCCCAGTAACCCGGAATGGGCGTTAACCGTCGTCCCCACAACGCGGATAACTGTCAGATCTATTAAATACTAA